The following coding sequences lie in one Myxococcus xanthus genomic window:
- a CDS encoding RNA polymerase sigma factor, producing the protein MSKVAKMPPGLSPKELQDLYDRYAPGMYRRAFALLQREADAWDAVQESCIRVLQSAAAFRREARPMTFIYRVTTNVCLNMLRTRALRDVAPEDAGSEGAVDALAATECRDFLMKLARELDERALTVATLHYLDGMSQEEIAQVLGLSRKTIVRDVQRISALARALGEPEGIRRGAG; encoded by the coding sequence GTGTCCAAGGTGGCGAAGATGCCACCCGGGTTGAGCCCCAAGGAGCTCCAGGACCTGTACGACCGGTATGCCCCTGGCATGTACCGGAGGGCCTTCGCCTTGCTTCAGCGGGAGGCGGACGCCTGGGACGCGGTGCAGGAGTCCTGCATCCGCGTCCTCCAATCCGCCGCCGCCTTCCGGCGGGAGGCCCGGCCGATGACGTTCATCTACCGGGTGACGACCAACGTCTGCCTCAACATGCTCCGCACCCGGGCCCTGCGGGATGTCGCCCCGGAGGATGCCGGAAGCGAAGGCGCTGTGGACGCGCTCGCCGCCACCGAGTGCCGCGACTTCCTGATGAAGCTGGCGCGCGAGCTGGACGAGCGGGCCCTCACGGTGGCGACGCTGCACTACCTGGACGGGATGTCCCAGGAGGAGATTGCCCAGGTCCTGGGGCTCTCCCGGAAGACCATTGTCCGCGACGTCCAGCGCATCAGCGCCCTGGCCCGCGCGCTGGGTGAGCCCGAGGGGATTCGAAGAGGTGCCGGATGA